The proteins below come from a single Chryseobacterium nepalense genomic window:
- a CDS encoding arginine decarboxylase has translation MKIKYSELIDQTLYFPTEEFNVSENNLLFHDIPLMDVVEKFGTPLKISYLPRISQNIQKAKSWFKEAFEKTEYKKNYTYCYCTKSSHFKFVLEEALKNDISIETSSAYDMDIVKSLYENGKVDKNIEVICNGFKTDDYLAKISDMINSGFENITPILDNYRELDKLTESIDTTFDIGIRIASEEEPKFEFYTSRLGIGYKDIIPYYSQKIAEHPNARLKMLHFFINTGIKDTAYYWNELYKCLRVYARLKKIAPEVDSLNIGGGFPIKTSLNFDYDYQYMVEEIVSQIKKFCEEEGVEEPNIYTEFGSFTVGESGANIYKIISQKRQNDREKWNMIDSSFMTTLPDTWAISRHFIMLPLNRWEDTYERVFLGGLTCDSDDYYNSEQHTNAIYLPVFSDTKPLYIGFFHTGAYQETISGFGGIHHCLMPQPRHVLIQKDENGELQYEIFREKQEPEDVLKILGYK, from the coding sequence ATGAAAATAAAATACTCGGAACTAATTGATCAGACATTGTATTTTCCAACAGAAGAATTCAATGTATCTGAGAACAATTTGTTGTTTCACGACATTCCGTTGATGGATGTTGTTGAAAAATTTGGCACCCCGCTAAAAATTAGCTACCTGCCGAGAATTTCTCAAAATATCCAGAAGGCGAAAAGCTGGTTTAAGGAAGCTTTTGAGAAAACCGAATATAAAAAAAATTATACTTATTGCTACTGTACAAAATCAAGTCATTTCAAATTTGTACTGGAAGAAGCACTCAAAAATGATATTTCCATAGAAACTTCTTCCGCTTACGATATGGATATCGTAAAATCTCTTTACGAGAACGGAAAAGTGGATAAAAATATTGAAGTAATCTGCAACGGTTTCAAAACAGATGATTATCTGGCAAAGATTTCGGATATGATCAATAGCGGTTTTGAAAATATTACCCCGATTCTTGATAATTACCGCGAACTGGATAAACTTACGGAAAGCATTGATACTACTTTCGACATCGGAATCAGAATTGCTTCTGAGGAAGAACCGAAGTTTGAATTTTATACCTCAAGGTTGGGAATAGGATACAAGGATATTATTCCTTATTACAGCCAGAAAATTGCAGAACACCCGAATGCAAGGCTTAAAATGCTTCACTTCTTCATTAATACCGGAATCAAGGACACCGCTTATTACTGGAATGAACTCTACAAATGTCTTCGTGTATATGCACGTCTGAAAAAAATCGCACCGGAAGTTGATTCCTTAAATATTGGTGGCGGATTTCCCATCAAAACTTCCCTGAACTTTGATTATGACTATCAGTACATGGTAGAGGAAATTGTTTCCCAGATCAAAAAATTCTGTGAAGAAGAAGGGGTTGAAGAGCCTAATATTTACACAGAGTTCGGAAGCTTTACCGTAGGGGAAAGTGGCGCGAATATTTATAAGATAATTTCTCAGAAACGTCAAAACGATAGAGAAAAGTGGAATATGATCGACTCATCGTTTATGACCACACTTCCTGATACATGGGCCATTTCAAGACACTTCATCATGCTTCCGCTTAACAGATGGGAAGATACGTATGAAAGAGTTTTCTTAGGTGGCTTAACTTGTGATTCGGATGACTATTATAATTCTGAGCAGCATACCAATGCTATTTATCTGCCGGTTTTCAGTGATACAAAACCTTTATATATCGGATTTTTCCATACCGGTGCCTATCAGGAAACCATCAGTGGTTTTGGAGGAATTCACCACTGTCTGATGCCGCAGCCAAGACACGTCCTGATTCAGAAAGATGAAAACGGGGAGCTGCAATACGAGATTTTCCGTGAAAAACAGGAGCCGGAAGATGTATTGAAAATCCTTGGGTATAAATAA
- a CDS encoding CocE/NonD family hydrolase — MKIHFSILFILLFVFGNAQNPDDEDHFVKDNFTKKEFYIPMRDGVKLYTAVYIPKDISNKNKYPFLMQRTCYSIAPYGENEYRERLGPNKYLMQDKYIFVLQDVRGRYMSEGTFTNMTPQVDRKTKIDVDESTDTYDTIEYLLKNIKGNNGKVGQYGTSYPGFYTAAGVLAQHPSLVASSPQAPILDFWNDDFLHNGKVMLGYFRTFPVFGVQKTKPENKAWYNDTMIKPTSEDGLKFYRDMGTLKDGYEKYYKDNFFMTEIMNHPNYDEFWQKRSLLPHLKNVNHAVMTVGGWFDAEDLSGPLNIYKTIEKTSPKAKNTIVMGPFSHGAWAYEQGKHFHNDIYFGDSIATYYQKNVETKFFSHYLKGNAKQDAGLPEALMYDTGAKQWREFATYPPKVAQKVNFYLSGGTLKNTAGQGFSEYYSDPNNPVLSSDKLKDFNGFTPKNYMSEDQRFAEGRPDVLTFTTDVLTEDVTFAGEIMAKLNIASTSSDADFAVKLIDIYPEDFKPAAKKEGVIYGNYHQMVRSEIMPARFRNSREKAEALVPDQKTAVNFRLQDVVHTFKKGHKIQIQISSTWFPLFAVNPQKFLDNPNFATKEDYTKAFIKVFDDSAIEVEVLK; from the coding sequence ATGAAGATTCATTTTTCAATTTTGTTTATTTTATTATTCGTCTTTGGAAACGCACAGAATCCGGATGATGAAGATCATTTTGTGAAAGATAACTTTACAAAAAAGGAATTTTACATTCCGATGCGTGACGGGGTGAAACTTTATACAGCGGTCTACATTCCGAAAGATATTTCCAATAAAAACAAATATCCTTTCCTGATGCAGAGAACCTGCTACAGTATTGCGCCATACGGTGAAAATGAATACAGAGAAAGACTTGGTCCCAACAAATACCTGATGCAGGATAAATATATTTTTGTACTTCAGGATGTACGTGGAAGATATATGAGTGAAGGAACATTTACCAATATGACCCCGCAGGTTGACCGGAAAACCAAAATAGATGTCGATGAAAGTACGGACACTTACGATACCATCGAATATCTTCTGAAAAACATCAAAGGAAACAATGGAAAAGTGGGCCAGTACGGAACTTCTTATCCCGGATTTTATACTGCTGCAGGAGTCCTGGCGCAGCATCCATCTTTGGTTGCCTCTTCCCCGCAAGCTCCGATTTTAGATTTCTGGAATGACGATTTTCTCCATAACGGAAAAGTAATGCTAGGCTATTTCAGGACCTTCCCGGTTTTCGGCGTTCAGAAAACAAAACCGGAAAATAAAGCATGGTACAACGACACCATGATTAAACCTACTTCTGAAGATGGCCTTAAATTTTACAGAGATATGGGAACTTTGAAAGACGGGTACGAGAAATACTACAAGGATAATTTCTTTATGACCGAAATTATGAATCATCCGAATTACGATGAATTCTGGCAGAAAAGAAGTCTTCTTCCTCATCTTAAAAATGTAAACCATGCGGTAATGACCGTAGGCGGATGGTTTGACGCAGAAGACCTTTCGGGGCCATTAAATATTTATAAAACCATTGAAAAGACAAGCCCGAAAGCTAAAAATACAATTGTAATGGGACCGTTTTCACACGGGGCCTGGGCTTATGAACAGGGAAAACATTTTCATAATGACATCTATTTTGGGGACAGCATTGCAACATATTATCAGAAAAACGTGGAAACAAAGTTTTTCAGTCATTATCTGAAAGGAAATGCAAAACAGGATGCAGGTTTACCGGAAGCACTGATGTACGATACCGGCGCCAAACAATGGAGAGAATTTGCAACATACCCTCCGAAAGTAGCACAGAAAGTGAATTTCTATTTGTCTGGCGGCACATTGAAGAATACAGCAGGACAAGGTTTCTCGGAATATTACAGTGATCCGAATAATCCTGTTTTAAGTTCTGATAAGCTTAAAGATTTTAATGGTTTTACTCCGAAAAATTACATGTCGGAAGACCAGCGTTTTGCAGAGGGCAGACCGGATGTTCTGACTTTCACAACAGATGTACTGACGGAAGACGTCACTTTTGCAGGAGAGATCATGGCTAAATTAAATATCGCCTCTACATCATCCGACGCAGATTTTGCCGTGAAGCTGATTGATATTTATCCTGAAGATTTCAAGCCTGCCGCAAAAAAAGAAGGCGTGATTTACGGAAATTACCATCAGATGGTACGCAGCGAAATTATGCCTGCAAGATTCAGGAATTCGAGAGAAAAAGCAGAAGCTTTGGTTCCGGACCAGAAAACGGCTGTGAATTTCAGACTTCAGGATGTTGTTCATACTTTTAAAAAGGGGCATAAAATTCAGATTCAGATTTCTTCAACCTGGTTTCCGCTTTTTGCAGTCAACCCGCAAAAATTTTTAGACAATCCAAATTTTGCGACAAAAGAGGATTACACAAAAGCATTCATCAAAGTTTTTGATGACAGTGCGATTGAAGTTGAGGTTTTGAAATAA
- the speB gene encoding agmatinase: MKTYAGIPEENASLENSKVVLVTVPYDGTSTWGKGADKGPELFLNASENMELYDIETQTEPYLEGVYLAGEVSENATPEAMTEAVYQKTKELLSHDDKLFTLFGGEHSVSIGSIRAVGEKFENLTVLQLDAHTDLRPEFHGSTSNHACAVFEASQKHNLVQVGIRSMDIEEAQYLPEGRVFFAHEIANNENWVNDVLEKVSGNVYITIDLDAFDPSIAPSTGTPEPGGLQWYPTLELLRKVFEKCNVVAFDIVELMDSPMAKPSAFLAAKLYYKMLAYYHLYKNN; the protein is encoded by the coding sequence ATGAAAACATACGCAGGAATTCCTGAAGAAAATGCATCACTGGAAAACTCGAAAGTAGTGTTGGTAACGGTCCCTTACGATGGAACATCTACATGGGGAAAAGGAGCCGACAAAGGACCGGAATTGTTCCTGAACGCTTCAGAAAATATGGAACTTTACGATATTGAAACACAGACTGAACCTTATCTTGAAGGCGTGTATTTAGCGGGCGAAGTTTCTGAAAACGCTACTCCTGAAGCCATGACGGAAGCGGTTTATCAAAAAACAAAAGAACTTTTAAGTCATGACGATAAATTGTTTACCCTTTTTGGCGGGGAACATTCCGTTTCTATCGGTTCGATTCGTGCAGTAGGAGAGAAGTTTGAGAATTTAACGGTTCTTCAGCTGGACGCTCACACCGACTTACGTCCGGAATTCCACGGTTCTACTTCCAATCACGCATGTGCAGTTTTTGAAGCCAGCCAGAAACATAACCTGGTACAGGTGGGAATCCGTTCTATGGATATCGAGGAAGCACAATATCTGCCGGAAGGAAGAGTGTTTTTTGCTCACGAAATTGCCAACAACGAAAATTGGGTAAATGATGTATTGGAAAAAGTTTCAGGGAATGTATATATCACCATCGATCTTGATGCTTTTGATCCTTCCATCGCACCTTCAACAGGAACACCGGAACCGGGAGGCTTACAATGGTATCCGACTTTGGAATTGTTGAGAAAAGTATTTGAAAAATGTAATGTGGTGGCATTTGATATTGTAGAATTAATGGATTCTCCGATGGCGAAACCAAGTGCATTCCTTGCTGCAAAGCTTTACTACAAAATGCTTGCGTATTATCACCTTTATAAAAACAACTAA
- a CDS encoding bifunctional helix-turn-helix domain-containing protein/methylated-DNA--[protein]-cysteine S-methyltransferase, whose protein sequence is MSTQNQLDYERIAKAIEYIRSNFKLQPSLEEVAEKIHLSPAHFQKMFSDWAGTSPKKFLQFISLEHAKSLLKEEKASLFDTAFETGFSSTSRLHDLFVKIEGMSPAEYKNGGKNLNINYSFSDSPFGKLIAASTEKGICYMAFENDIYKALGDLQSRFPNASFIERPDELQANALSIFNKDWTKLNTVKLHLKGTDFQLKVWESLLTIPMGKLSTYGSLAGKIGHPNASRAVGTAIGSNPVAFLIPCHRVIQSSGKIGGYMWGPDRKQLMIGWESSQVYSDF, encoded by the coding sequence ATGTCCACACAAAATCAGTTAGATTACGAAAGAATTGCCAAAGCGATAGAATATATCCGCAGCAATTTTAAGCTTCAGCCAAGTTTGGAGGAAGTGGCGGAGAAAATACACCTGAGTCCTGCACATTTTCAGAAAATGTTTTCGGATTGGGCAGGGACAAGTCCGAAAAAATTTTTACAGTTCATCAGCCTGGAACACGCCAAATCTTTATTGAAAGAAGAAAAGGCAAGTTTATTTGATACGGCTTTTGAAACAGGTTTCTCCAGTACGAGCCGGCTGCATGATCTCTTTGTGAAAATCGAAGGAATGTCTCCTGCAGAATATAAAAATGGCGGAAAGAATCTGAACATCAATTACAGTTTTTCAGACAGCCCTTTTGGAAAATTAATTGCAGCTTCCACAGAAAAAGGAATCTGCTATATGGCTTTTGAAAATGATATCTATAAAGCATTGGGAGATTTACAGTCAAGATTTCCCAATGCTTCTTTTATTGAAAGGCCGGACGAGCTTCAGGCCAATGCCCTGTCCATATTCAATAAAGACTGGACTAAGCTAAATACCGTAAAATTACATTTAAAAGGCACGGATTTTCAGCTGAAAGTTTGGGAAAGCCTTCTTACCATTCCGATGGGGAAACTCTCTACTTATGGAAGCTTAGCCGGGAAAATAGGGCACCCGAATGCTTCAAGAGCGGTAGGAACGGCAATAGGCAGTAATCCTGTTGCGTTTTTGATCCCTTGTCACCGCGTGATCCAATCTTCCGGAAAAATCGGGGGTTATATGTGGGGACCTGACCGAAAGCAGCTAATGATTGGCTGGGAAAGCTCGCAGGTTTATTCGGATTTTTAA
- a CDS encoding alpha-ketoglutarate-dependent dioxygenase AlkB family protein yields the protein MLNLFEDISDYPLNLLPDDGIAHYYGKIFSGEKSDFYYDYLLKEIPWENDEALIFGKLILTKRKVAWFGEKPFEYTYSKRTKYAKAWTPELLELKNKCEQITGETYNSCLLNLYHDGSEGMAYHSDAEKDLKKHGAIASLTFGAERKFLFKHKTTKEKVEIFLENGSLLVMKGTTQDHWLHRLPPTTKVKTPRVNLTFRTIEE from the coding sequence ATGCTCAATTTATTCGAAGATATATCAGATTATCCTTTAAACCTTCTTCCTGATGATGGAATCGCTCATTATTACGGAAAAATATTTTCCGGAGAAAAATCTGATTTTTATTATGATTATTTATTGAAAGAAATTCCGTGGGAAAATGACGAAGCCCTGATTTTCGGAAAATTGATCTTAACCAAAAGAAAAGTGGCGTGGTTTGGAGAGAAACCATTTGAGTACACTTATTCGAAAAGAACAAAATATGCAAAGGCGTGGACGCCTGAACTGCTGGAATTAAAAAATAAATGTGAGCAGATTACAGGAGAAACCTATAATTCATGTCTTCTGAATTTATATCACGACGGCAGTGAAGGAATGGCTTACCACAGCGATGCCGAAAAGGATCTTAAAAAACATGGAGCCATTGCATCGCTGACATTCGGTGCAGAAAGAAAGTTCTTGTTTAAACATAAAACAACGAAAGAAAAAGTAGAAATATTCCTGGAAAACGGAAGTTTACTCGTGATGAAAGGAACAACACAGGATCACTGGCTACACAGGCTTCCGCCAACAACAAAAGTGAAAACCCCAAGAGTAAACCTGACTTTCAGAACGATTGAGGAGTAA
- a CDS encoding HAD family hydrolase — translation MSLKAVLFDMDGVIVDTEPLHRKAYFKTFKELGIDVSEELYASFTGASTKRVCDTLIKNFNLKQTFEEIAKIKREYFKDYFYNDEEFDLISGVKELIEHYYENGITLILASSATMNTIDMVFEKFELEKYFSGKISGADLKESKPHPEVFLLAAEMAGQPVENCMVIEDSTNGILAAHRAKIFCAAYRSPHSKNQDYTLADTVVSDYEDLQIDKISQYF, via the coding sequence ATGTCGTTAAAAGCTGTGCTGTTCGATATGGATGGCGTTATTGTGGATACAGAACCCTTGCACAGAAAAGCCTATTTTAAAACATTTAAAGAACTGGGAATTGATGTTTCCGAGGAATTGTATGCTTCATTTACGGGAGCTTCCACCAAAAGAGTGTGTGATACGTTGATTAAAAATTTTAATCTAAAACAAACCTTTGAAGAAATAGCAAAAATTAAAAGGGAGTATTTTAAGGATTATTTTTATAATGATGAGGAATTCGACCTGATTTCCGGAGTGAAAGAACTGATTGAGCATTATTATGAAAACGGCATCACCCTGATTCTTGCATCGTCTGCAACGATGAACACTATTGATATGGTTTTTGAGAAATTTGAGCTTGAAAAATATTTCAGCGGAAAAATAAGCGGTGCCGATTTGAAAGAATCAAAGCCTCATCCCGAGGTTTTTCTGCTGGCTGCGGAAATGGCAGGACAACCCGTTGAAAACTGCATGGTAATTGAAGATTCTACCAATGGTATTTTAGCGGCACACCGGGCAAAAATTTTCTGTGCGGCATATAGAAGTCCGCATTCTAAAAACCAGGATTATACATTGGCAGATACGGTAGTTTCAGATTACGAAGATCTTCAGATTGATAAAATCTCACAATATTTTTAA